One stretch of Oncorhynchus masou masou isolate Uvic2021 chromosome 9, UVic_Omas_1.1, whole genome shotgun sequence DNA includes these proteins:
- the LOC135545317 gene encoding olfactory receptor 2AT4-like: MSAGNHSFVTEFVIVGFPGLQPEFYGLASTVLFLVYVCTAVGNVVILVLFATDRDLHKPMYFVILHLVVSDILFSTTTLPKIIARYWFQAGAISFTGCFVQMYLVHYFGTVNSYILFIMALDRYVSICFPLRYPMIIKNSTIHILSATAWIVAKACPLMMVIRAYPLPYCDSNKIMQCYCDHIAITTLACTDRFPYSFPAFIFAMLALLGPLVFIIFSYCSIIVAVVQIASPQGRLKTLSTCSGQLIIIALYYLPRCFIYLASNIGIRFSTDLRIVIIMLYSLLPPMINPLIYCFKTKHIKTSLMKRFKKSIAPQKDNVFAVSQ, from the coding sequence ATGTCAGCTGGGAATCACAGCTTTGTGACAGAGTTTGTCATCGTTGGGTTCCCTGGACTTCAGCCAGAGTTCTACGGTCTTGCCTCAACTGTATTATTCTTGGTGTATGTTTGCACTGCAGTAGGAAATGTTGTTATTCTTGTATTGTTCGCAACAGACCGGGATCTCCACAAACCCAtgtattttgttattttacaTCTGGTTGTTTCTGATATTCTCTTTAGCACCACCACATTACCAAAGATCATTGCCAGGTATTGGTTTCAAGCAGGGGCCATTTCATTCACAGGTTGCTTTGTCCAGATgtacttagtgcactattttGGAACTGTAAATTCATACATTCTATTTATAATGGCTTTAGACCGATATGTTTCAATCTGTTTTCCGCTCAGATATCCAATGATTATCAAAAACTCCACTATTCATATTCTCAGTGCCACTGCTTGGATTGTTGCGAAAGCCTGCCCATTGATGATGGTAATTAGGGCCTATCCTCTTCCTTACTGTGACTCAAACAAAATCATGCAGTGCTACTGTGATCATATCGCTATAACAACGCTTGCATGCACTGATAGGTTTCCTTATAGTTTTCCTGCTTTTATCTTTGCCATGCTGGCATTACTGGGACCTCTTGTCTTTATTATATTCTCATATTGCTCTATTATTGTGGCAGTTGTTCAGATTGCGAGCCCCCAAGGCCGCCTCAAAACCCTTTCTACCTGCAGTGGTCAGCTGATCATCATTGCCCTGTATTATCTCCCCAGGTGTTTTATTTATCTGGCCAGTAATATCGGCATTAGATTCAGCACTGATTTACGTATTGTTATTATCATGTTGTATAGCCTGCTCCCTCCCATGATCAATCCACTGATATACTGTTTCAAGACAAAACATATAAAAACAAGCCTTATGAAAAGATTCAAGAAGTCAATTGCTCCACAGAAAGATAATGTATTTGCTGTCAGCCAATGA